In Halorussus limi, a genomic segment contains:
- a CDS encoding DUF7553 family protein has translation MASIPPIIDIRDDLRRAQDEADADVSDDFETVRDRLDAFGERDRADREGVVDEIDNQLLRVEELLDDEEATRAVRSARNRLHIYRESLDQTDPNLAVVDSGVRQHEEPEADGVLPVGEVTLTATVANSGDDAEVVPVVGFYDGDGEELESVRGPAFDLEAGTEGQIELEVDVPSDATHYAVSVVRAS, from the coding sequence GTGGCTTCGATACCGCCGATTATCGACATCAGAGACGACTTGCGGCGCGCACAAGACGAGGCCGACGCCGACGTGAGCGACGACTTCGAGACGGTGCGCGACCGCCTCGACGCCTTCGGCGAACGCGACCGGGCCGACCGGGAAGGCGTCGTGGACGAGATAGACAACCAACTGCTCCGGGTCGAGGAACTGCTGGACGACGAGGAGGCGACTCGCGCGGTCCGGTCCGCTCGGAACCGACTCCACATCTACCGGGAGTCGCTCGACCAGACCGACCCGAACCTCGCGGTCGTGGACTCGGGCGTCCGCCAGCACGAGGAACCCGAGGCCGACGGCGTCCTCCCGGTCGGCGAGGTGACGCTGACGGCCACGGTGGCCAACAGCGGCGACGACGCCGAGGTAGTCCCCGTCGTCGGGTTCTACGACGGGGACGGCGAGGAACTGGAGTCGGTCCGCGGTCCGGCGTTCGACTTGGAAGCGGGCACCGAGGGACAGATCGAACTGGAGGTCGACGTACCGAGCGACGCGACCCACTATGCGGTGTCGGTCGTGCGAGCGTCCTGA
- a CDS encoding SPW repeat protein encodes MSESTTTNGDSNASGYISAATAIIGAWIVVSAFLYAPPAANFWNDIIVGAAIGIIAGYNAVKADDREGINTGGASLVALLGLWMVIAPFIFETVFEGAFWSDVVSGALVAILAGYNAYQSRGTERRTRTAEPETR; translated from the coding sequence ATGAGCGAAAGCACAACTACGAACGGCGACAGCAACGCGAGCGGCTACATCTCGGCGGCGACGGCCATCATCGGCGCGTGGATAGTCGTCTCGGCGTTTCTGTACGCACCGCCGGCGGCCAACTTCTGGAACGACATCATCGTCGGTGCCGCAATCGGTATCATCGCGGGCTACAACGCCGTCAAGGCCGACGACAGGGAAGGTATCAACACCGGCGGGGCATCGCTGGTCGCGTTGCTCGGCCTCTGGATGGTCATCGCACCGTTCATCTTCGAGACGGTCTTCGAGGGCGCGTTCTGGAGCGACGTGGTCAGCGGCGCGCTGGTCGCCATCCTCGCGGGCTACAACGCGTATCAGTCCCGCGGGA